From Solwaraspora sp. WMMD1047, the proteins below share one genomic window:
- a CDS encoding Rossmann-like and DUF2520 domain-containing protein: MSASTRPPLTVGVVGAGRVGAVLGAALSRAGHHVVAAAGVSAATRSRIAELLPAAVNRPADEVARAATDLLLLAVPDDALGTVVAGLADTGALRPGQVVAHTSGAHGLAVLGPAAAVGARPLALHPAMTFTGTPADLANLPGISYGVTTPPALRPFATRLVADLDGVPEWVAESDRPLYHAALAHGANHLVTLVNEATDRLREAGVGQPEKVLGPLLRAALENALRLGDAALTGPVSRGDAGTVARHLDRLAQVAPESVPGYLALARRTADRAIDAGRLRPVDAVSLLEVLADRQRGPAFAAGEAPA, translated from the coding sequence ATGAGCGCATCGACGCGCCCCCCGCTCACCGTCGGCGTCGTCGGCGCCGGCCGGGTGGGCGCCGTACTCGGCGCGGCGCTGAGCCGGGCCGGCCATCACGTGGTCGCCGCCGCTGGCGTCTCCGCCGCCACCCGCTCCCGGATCGCCGAGCTGCTCCCGGCCGCCGTCAACCGGCCCGCCGACGAGGTGGCCCGGGCAGCCACCGACCTGCTCCTGCTCGCCGTGCCCGACGACGCTCTCGGCACCGTGGTGGCCGGGCTCGCCGACACCGGCGCGCTGCGCCCGGGCCAGGTGGTGGCGCACACCTCCGGCGCGCACGGGCTGGCGGTGCTGGGCCCGGCCGCCGCGGTGGGCGCCCGGCCGCTGGCCCTGCACCCCGCGATGACCTTCACCGGTACGCCGGCCGACCTGGCCAACCTGCCCGGCATCTCCTACGGGGTGACCACGCCGCCCGCGCTGCGCCCGTTCGCCACCCGGCTCGTCGCCGATCTGGACGGGGTGCCCGAGTGGGTCGCCGAGTCGGACCGGCCGCTCTACCACGCCGCCCTCGCACACGGGGCGAACCACCTGGTCACGCTGGTGAACGAGGCCACGGACCGGTTGCGCGAGGCCGGGGTGGGCCAGCCCGAGAAGGTGCTGGGTCCGCTGCTGCGGGCGGCCCTGGAGAACGCGCTCCGGCTCGGCGACGCCGCGTTGACCGGCCCGGTCTCGCGGGGCGACGCCGGCACGGTGGCCCGGCACCTGGACCGGCTGGCGCAGGTCGCGCCGGAGTCCGTACCCGGTTATCTGGCCCTGGCCCGGCGGACCGCGGACCGGGCGATCGACGCCGGCCGGCTCCGGCCGGTGGACGCGGTGTCGCTGCTGGAGGTGCTCGCCGACCGGCAGCGCGGGCCGGCGTTCGCGGCGGGGGAGGCCCCGGCGTGA
- the panC gene encoding pantoate--beta-alanine ligase, with amino-acid sequence MTDVLRTRAELAAALGPATGRVGLVMTMGALHAGHEALLVAARERADLVVATIFVNPLQFGPNEDLDRYPRTFEADLKICRAAGVDLVYAPGPAEVYPAGDPLVRVDPGPLGAQLEGASRPGFFHGVLTVVLKMFNLVSPDYAFFGEKDYQQLALVRRMVRDLDLDVEIVGVPTVREPDGLALSSRNRYLAGLERQGALALSTALRAGADAATRGLDPAAVLAAAQRAFDADQGGARLDYLVLTDPELRPDPVAGPARLLVAGWVGDTRLIDNIGLRLAAATS; translated from the coding sequence GTGACCGACGTGCTGCGGACCCGGGCCGAACTGGCGGCGGCCCTCGGCCCGGCCACCGGTCGGGTCGGGCTGGTGATGACGATGGGTGCCCTGCACGCCGGGCACGAGGCGCTGCTGGTGGCGGCCCGGGAACGGGCCGACCTGGTGGTCGCGACCATCTTCGTGAACCCCCTGCAGTTCGGTCCGAACGAGGACCTGGACCGCTATCCGCGCACCTTCGAGGCCGACCTGAAGATCTGCCGCGCGGCGGGGGTCGACCTGGTCTACGCACCGGGGCCGGCGGAGGTCTACCCGGCCGGTGACCCGCTGGTACGGGTCGACCCCGGCCCGCTCGGCGCCCAGTTGGAGGGCGCCAGCCGGCCCGGCTTCTTCCACGGTGTGCTCACCGTGGTGCTCAAGATGTTCAACCTGGTAAGCCCCGACTACGCCTTCTTCGGCGAGAAGGACTACCAGCAGCTCGCCCTGGTCCGGCGAATGGTGCGGGATCTGGATCTGGACGTCGAGATCGTCGGGGTGCCGACGGTCCGCGAGCCGGACGGTCTGGCGCTGTCCAGCCGGAACCGTTACCTGGCCGGTCTCGAACGGCAGGGGGCGCTGGCGCTGTCGACCGCGCTGCGGGCGGGTGCCGACGCGGCCACCCGCGGGCTCGACCCGGCGGCCGTGCTCGCCGCGGCGCAGCGGGCCTTCGACGCCGACCAGGGCGGCGCGCGGCTGGACTATCTGGTGCTGACCGACCCGGAGCTGCGACCGGACCCGGTCGCCGGGCCGGCCCGGTTGCTCGTGGCCGGCTGGGTCGGCGACACCCGCCTGATCGACAACATCGGCCTGCGGCTGGCCGCCGCCACGTCGTGA
- the panD gene encoding aspartate 1-decarboxylase, producing the protein MLRTMLKSKIHRATVTQADLHYVGSVTVDTELLEAADLLPGEQVAIVDVTNGARLETYVIPGERGSGVIGINGAAAHLVHPGDLVILIAYGQFDDAEAAAYRPRVVHVDAANRIIELGADPAGAVPGMVGDPVPGGLLTGSRG; encoded by the coding sequence ATGCTTCGCACCATGCTCAAGTCGAAGATCCACCGGGCCACCGTGACCCAGGCCGACCTGCACTACGTCGGTTCGGTGACCGTGGACACCGAGCTGCTCGAAGCGGCCGACCTGCTGCCCGGCGAACAGGTGGCGATCGTCGACGTGACGAACGGCGCCCGGCTGGAGACGTACGTCATCCCGGGCGAGCGGGGCAGTGGCGTGATCGGCATCAACGGTGCCGCGGCGCACCTGGTGCACCCCGGGGATCTGGTCATCCTGATCGCGTACGGCCAGTTCGACGACGCCGAGGCGGCCGCCTACCGTCCCCGGGTGGTGCATGTGGACGCGGCCAACCGGATCATCGAGCTGGGTGCCGACCCGGCCGGCGCGGTCCCCGGCATGGTTGGTGACCCGGTGCCGGGCGGCCTGCTCACCGGTTCGCGTGGGTAA
- a CDS encoding septum formation family protein, with the protein MRRWLSAVALTVAAGIALTGCGNPAGVDGALIDDWPALPEAGPFVPAAGVCHPGAFAETVALADHQPVECVSPHQVETVHVGTFADAAAGLPAPPARDSAELAAAYTECDGKAREYVGDEWRHGRLWLGVALPTPVAWTAGARWFRCDLREMTDIEGRARPAAREASLRDALVESSPLRLTCYTVDLTGTGRIEKMSPVGCDQRHNGEFVGVWRAPADLDYPARDGEWARFYTECYNVLAGYAQVPKDRNLRARAGVVVLPASEAEWRAGNRGVRCYLWRNDTTFTRSAKGAGPAGLPVRRA; encoded by the coding sequence ATGCGTCGTTGGCTGAGCGCCGTGGCGCTGACCGTCGCGGCCGGGATCGCGCTTACCGGCTGCGGCAACCCGGCCGGGGTGGACGGAGCACTCATCGACGACTGGCCGGCGCTGCCCGAGGCGGGACCGTTCGTGCCGGCCGCCGGGGTCTGCCATCCCGGGGCCTTCGCCGAGACGGTGGCCCTGGCCGACCACCAGCCGGTCGAGTGCGTCAGCCCGCACCAGGTGGAGACGGTGCACGTCGGCACCTTCGCCGACGCCGCGGCCGGGCTGCCCGCGCCGCCGGCCCGCGACTCGGCCGAGCTCGCCGCCGCCTACACCGAGTGCGACGGCAAAGCCCGGGAGTACGTCGGCGACGAGTGGCGGCACGGCCGGCTGTGGCTGGGCGTGGCGCTGCCGACGCCGGTGGCCTGGACCGCCGGTGCCCGGTGGTTCCGCTGCGACCTGCGGGAGATGACCGACATCGAGGGGCGGGCCAGGCCGGCCGCCCGGGAGGCCAGCCTGCGCGATGCGCTTGTCGAGTCCTCACCGCTGCGACTCACCTGCTACACGGTCGACCTGACCGGGACCGGCCGGATCGAGAAGATGTCGCCGGTCGGCTGCGACCAGCGGCACAACGGCGAGTTCGTCGGGGTCTGGCGGGCGCCGGCGGACCTCGACTATCCGGCCCGGGACGGCGAGTGGGCGCGGTTCTACACCGAGTGCTACAACGTCCTCGCCGGGTACGCCCAGGTGCCGAAGGACCGGAACCTGCGGGCCCGGGCCGGGGTGGTGGTCCTGCCGGCCAGCGAGGCGGAGTGGCGGGCCGGCAACCGTGGGGTGCGGTGCTATCTCTGGCGCAACGACACGACGTTCACCCGATCGGCCAAGGGCGCCGGACCGGCCGGCCTACCGGTCCGGCGGGCCTGA
- a CDS encoding L-aspartate oxidase: MDQPAPRPPLPSLPALLAAPAPGWVETTDVVVVGSGIAGLTAALHLREAGLHVTVVTKVNIDDGSTRWAQGGIAAVLDPLDTPAAHARDTEIAGVGLCDPEAVRLLVEEGPTRLRELVRLGAEFDRHPDGTLMLTREGGHRADRIVHAGGDATGVEVQRALHAAVGRDPWIRLVEHALVLDLLRAPGPAGTGRACGVTLHVLGEGSADGVGAVLARAVVLATGGMGQVFAATTNPTVSTGDGVALALRAGAAVTDIEFVQFHPTALLVPGAGQGQQPLVSEALRGEGAHLVDGDGKRFMVGQHEQAELAPRDVVAKGIHRVLLATGSDHVYLEARHLGAEFLASRFPTIVASCLAAGIDPATDPIPVAPAAHYASGGVRTDRHGRTSIPGLYACGEVACTGVHGANRLASNSLLEGLVFSRRIAEDIARDLPAPVEPAPGGAWTGGVGWVVDPGVRTGLGSAMSRGAGVLRSAESLRGAGAALTGLGDTRGRPETASWEATNLVTVAAALVDAAYARRETRGCHWREDHPEPDPRWLGHLVGSLGPAGVLRQDWEALG; this comes from the coding sequence ATGGATCAGCCAGCACCGCGACCGCCCCTGCCGAGCCTTCCGGCGCTGCTCGCCGCGCCGGCCCCCGGCTGGGTGGAGACCACCGACGTGGTGGTGGTGGGGTCCGGGATCGCCGGCCTCACCGCGGCGCTGCACCTGCGGGAAGCCGGCCTGCACGTCACCGTCGTCACGAAGGTGAACATCGACGACGGCTCCACCCGGTGGGCGCAGGGCGGGATCGCGGCCGTGCTGGACCCGCTGGACACCCCGGCGGCGCACGCCCGGGACACCGAGATCGCCGGGGTCGGGCTCTGCGACCCCGAGGCCGTCCGGCTGCTCGTCGAGGAGGGGCCGACCCGGCTGCGGGAGCTGGTCCGGCTGGGCGCCGAGTTCGACCGGCACCCCGACGGGACGCTGATGCTGACCCGGGAGGGCGGCCACCGGGCCGACCGGATCGTGCACGCCGGCGGCGACGCCACCGGCGTCGAGGTGCAGCGGGCGCTGCACGCGGCGGTCGGCCGGGACCCGTGGATCCGGCTGGTCGAGCACGCCCTGGTGCTGGACCTGCTGCGCGCCCCCGGCCCGGCCGGCACCGGCCGGGCGTGCGGGGTGACCCTGCACGTGCTCGGCGAGGGCAGCGCGGACGGGGTCGGCGCCGTCCTGGCCCGGGCGGTGGTGCTGGCCACCGGCGGGATGGGCCAGGTCTTCGCCGCCACCACCAACCCGACCGTCTCCACCGGCGACGGCGTGGCATTGGCGTTGCGGGCCGGCGCGGCGGTCACCGACATCGAGTTCGTCCAGTTCCACCCCACCGCGCTGCTCGTGCCCGGGGCCGGGCAGGGCCAGCAGCCGCTGGTCTCGGAGGCGCTGCGCGGGGAGGGCGCCCACCTCGTCGACGGCGACGGCAAGCGGTTCATGGTCGGCCAGCACGAACAGGCCGAACTGGCCCCACGGGACGTGGTGGCCAAGGGCATTCACCGGGTGCTGCTGGCCACCGGCTCCGACCACGTCTACCTGGAAGCCCGGCACCTCGGCGCGGAGTTTCTGGCCAGCCGGTTCCCGACCATCGTGGCCTCCTGCCTGGCCGCCGGGATCGACCCGGCCACCGACCCGATCCCGGTGGCGCCGGCCGCCCACTACGCCTCCGGCGGCGTCCGCACCGACCGGCACGGCCGGACCTCCATCCCCGGCCTGTACGCCTGCGGCGAGGTCGCCTGCACCGGCGTGCACGGCGCGAACCGGCTGGCGAGCAACTCGCTGCTGGAGGGGCTGGTCTTCTCCCGCCGGATCGCCGAGGACATCGCCCGGGACCTGCCGGCACCGGTTGAGCCTGCACCGGGCGGGGCGTGGACCGGGGGCGTCGGCTGGGTGGTCGACCCGGGTGTGCGTACCGGATTGGGGTCGGCGATGTCGCGCGGCGCCGGGGTGCTGCGGTCGGCGGAGTCGTTGCGCGGGGCCGGCGCGGCCCTGACCGGGCTGGGCGACACCCGGGGCCGGCCGGAGACCGCGAGCTGGGAGGCGACGAACCTGGTCACCGTGGCGGCGGCCCTGGTCGACGCGGCGTACGCCCGCCGGGAGACCAGGGGCTGTCACTGGCGGGAGGACCATCCGGAGCCAGACCCGCGTTGGCTCGGGCATCTGGTCGGCTCGCTCGGGCCGGCCGGCGTACTGCGGCAGGACTGGGAGGCGTTGGGATGA
- the nadC gene encoding carboxylating nicotinate-nucleotide diphosphorylase, with protein sequence MTPAIIEALRADGLDPVEVERIVRTALAEDLGPAGLDVTSVATIPADQVDTAELVAREAGVVAGLTVAAAVFDVVGGRTVSVVRTARDGAAVARGAVLATVTGPTRALLTAERTALNLLTRMSGVATHTRAWTEALAGGKAQVLDTRKTTPGLRILEKYAVRAGGGGNKRMGLYDVAMIKDNHKLAAGGIGAAYRRVRERFPDVPVQVEVTTVGEAEEAVGAGADFLLCDNMSPELLAEVVAAVGDRAELEATGGLTLAAAARYAATGVDYLSVGALTHSSPILDIALDLRDSDRD encoded by the coding sequence ATGACACCGGCGATCATCGAGGCGTTGCGGGCCGACGGGCTGGACCCGGTCGAGGTGGAGCGGATCGTGCGTACCGCGCTGGCCGAGGACCTCGGGCCGGCCGGGCTGGACGTGACGAGCGTGGCCACCATCCCGGCGGACCAGGTCGACACCGCCGAGTTGGTCGCCCGCGAGGCCGGCGTGGTGGCCGGGTTGACCGTCGCGGCGGCGGTCTTCGACGTGGTGGGCGGGCGTACCGTGTCGGTGGTCCGCACCGCCCGCGACGGCGCGGCGGTGGCCCGCGGCGCGGTACTGGCCACGGTCACCGGCCCCACCCGGGCGCTGCTCACCGCCGAGCGCACCGCGCTGAACCTGCTCACCCGGATGTCCGGGGTGGCCACCCACACCCGGGCCTGGACCGAGGCGCTGGCCGGCGGGAAGGCGCAGGTGCTGGACACCCGCAAGACCACTCCCGGGCTGCGGATCCTGGAGAAGTACGCGGTGCGCGCGGGTGGCGGCGGCAACAAGCGGATGGGCCTCTACGACGTCGCGATGATCAAGGACAACCACAAGCTGGCGGCCGGCGGCATCGGGGCGGCGTACCGGCGGGTCCGGGAGCGGTTCCCGGACGTGCCGGTGCAGGTCGAGGTGACCACCGTCGGCGAGGCCGAGGAGGCGGTCGGGGCGGGCGCCGACTTCCTGCTCTGCGACAACATGTCCCCGGAGCTGCTGGCCGAGGTGGTGGCGGCGGTCGGTGACCGGGCCGAGTTGGAGGCCACCGGCGGGCTGACCCTGGCGGCCGCGGCGCGGTACGCGGCCACCGGCGTGGACTACCTTTCGGTCGGGGCGTTGACCCACTCGTCGCCGATCCTCGACATCGCGCTGGATCTCCGAGACTCCGACCGGGACTGA
- a CDS encoding type III pantothenate kinase — MLLCIDIGNTNTVLATFEGEKLVHSWRVKTDARSTADELGLMFRGLLAGDAVEITGVAACSTVPAALRSLRAMLSRYYQDIPHVVVEPGVKTGVQLAIDNPKEVGSDRVVNTLAAFHLFGGPSIVVDFGTTTNFDVISARGEFLGGAFAPGIEISFDALAARAAQLRKVEATKPRSVIGKNTVECLQAGMYFGFAGQVDRIVERMTEELGQVRAVIATGGLAPLVIGECRTVTHHEPMITLIGLRMVYERNL, encoded by the coding sequence ATGCTGCTCTGCATTGACATCGGCAACACCAACACCGTGCTGGCGACCTTCGAGGGCGAGAAGCTGGTCCACTCCTGGCGGGTCAAGACCGACGCCCGGTCCACCGCGGACGAGCTGGGGCTGATGTTCCGGGGGCTGCTCGCCGGGGACGCGGTCGAGATCACCGGGGTGGCGGCCTGCTCCACCGTGCCGGCCGCGCTGCGCTCGCTGCGGGCCATGCTGAGCCGGTACTACCAGGACATTCCGCACGTGGTGGTGGAGCCCGGTGTGAAGACCGGGGTGCAGTTGGCGATCGACAACCCCAAGGAGGTCGGCTCGGACCGGGTGGTCAACACGCTGGCGGCGTTCCACCTGTTCGGCGGGCCGTCCATCGTGGTCGACTTCGGTACGACGACCAACTTCGACGTGATCAGTGCGCGCGGCGAGTTCCTCGGCGGCGCGTTCGCGCCCGGGATCGAGATCTCCTTCGACGCGCTGGCGGCCCGGGCCGCTCAGCTGCGCAAGGTGGAGGCGACCAAGCCGCGTTCGGTGATCGGGAAGAACACCGTCGAGTGTCTGCAGGCCGGGATGTACTTCGGCTTCGCCGGTCAGGTGGACCGCATCGTCGAGCGGATGACCGAGGAGCTCGGGCAGGTGCGGGCGGTGATCGCCACCGGCGGCCTGGCGCCGCTGGTGATCGGCGAGTGCCGGACGGTCACCCACCACGAACCGATGATCACCCTGATCGGCCTGCGGATGGTGTACGAGCGCAACCTCTGA
- a CDS encoding class I SAM-dependent methyltransferase yields MVEHTHARSFGTAASAYDRYRPGYPAPAVEWAAGDHPPGRVVDLGAGTGILTRVLLELGYTAVPVEPDEEMRAQLALATPGTTALVGTAEDVPVADGSVDAVLSAQAYHWFDREPAHAEAARVLRPGGTLAAIWNDRDPTVAWTATLTAIAEEIVGGWGLGGTQDGVDSFGVEFGPVERAEFRHSTWHTPDSLVALMATRSYYLTAAPDDQRAMDAAVRELAASHPDLAGRDRFELPYRTSCYRARRR; encoded by the coding sequence ATGGTCGAGCACACCCACGCCCGGTCGTTCGGGACGGCCGCGTCCGCCTACGACCGGTACCGGCCCGGCTATCCGGCCCCGGCCGTCGAATGGGCAGCTGGGGACCACCCGCCCGGGCGGGTCGTCGATCTCGGCGCGGGCACCGGCATCCTGACCCGGGTCCTGCTGGAACTCGGCTACACCGCCGTACCGGTGGAGCCGGACGAGGAGATGCGGGCGCAACTGGCGCTCGCCACCCCGGGCACGACGGCGCTGGTCGGCACCGCGGAGGACGTCCCGGTCGCCGACGGCAGCGTCGACGCGGTTCTGTCGGCCCAGGCGTACCACTGGTTCGATCGGGAGCCGGCGCACGCCGAAGCCGCCCGGGTGCTGCGCCCCGGCGGCACCCTCGCCGCCATCTGGAACGACCGCGACCCCACCGTCGCCTGGACCGCGACGCTCACCGCGATCGCCGAGGAGATCGTCGGGGGTTGGGGGCTCGGCGGGACACAGGACGGGGTCGACTCCTTCGGCGTCGAGTTCGGACCGGTCGAGCGGGCCGAGTTCCGGCACTCCACCTGGCACACGCCCGACTCGCTGGTCGCGCTGATGGCGACCCGCTCCTACTACCTGACCGCCGCGCCCGACGACCAGCGCGCGATGGACGCGGCGGTACGCGAACTCGCCGCCAGCCACCCGGACCTCGCCGGCCGGGACCGTTTCGAACTGCCGTACCGGACGAGCTGTTACCGGGCCCGCCGCCGCTGA
- the lysS gene encoding lysine--tRNA ligase encodes MTEQTPAPAEPVDDLPEQMRVRREKRDRMIADGVEPYPVGFARTATLAELRARYGDLPTDTATGDLVSVTGRVIFIRNTGKLCFATLREGDGTELQAMLSLDRVGADRLADWKRLVDLGDHVGVTGEVITSRRGELSVLADGWVTTAKALRPLPVAHRPLSEEARVRQRYVDLITRPLARQTVRTRATVVRALRDSLHRRAFLEVETPMLQLLHGGAAARPFVTHSNALGTDLYLRIAPELFLKRAVVGGIERVFEINRNFRNEGVDSSHSPEFAMLEVYEAYGDYDTMATLTRELVQAAAQAVAGSHVVTHADGSEFDLGGQWRSVTLYGVLSEALGEEVTVGTDRAQLVRYAEKVGLSVDPKWGPGKLAEELFEELVVPGLQQPTFVRDYPEETSPLTRGHRDQPGLTEKWDLYVRGFELGTAYSELVDPVVQRERLLAQAQLAANGDDEAMRLDEDFLRAMEYGMPPAGGMGMGIDRLLMALTGLGIRETILFPLVRAE; translated from the coding sequence GTGACCGAGCAGACCCCCGCCCCCGCCGAGCCCGTCGACGATCTTCCCGAGCAGATGCGGGTCCGCCGGGAGAAGCGGGACCGGATGATCGCCGACGGCGTCGAGCCGTACCCGGTGGGGTTCGCCCGGACGGCGACTCTCGCGGAGCTCCGCGCCCGCTACGGCGACCTGCCAACGGACACCGCCACCGGTGACCTCGTCTCGGTGACCGGGCGGGTGATCTTCATCCGGAACACCGGCAAGCTCTGCTTCGCCACCCTGCGGGAGGGCGACGGCACCGAGCTGCAGGCGATGCTCTCCCTGGACCGGGTCGGCGCGGATCGGCTCGCCGACTGGAAGCGGCTCGTCGACCTGGGTGACCACGTCGGGGTGACCGGCGAGGTGATCACCAGCCGGCGGGGGGAGCTCTCCGTGCTCGCGGACGGCTGGGTGACCACCGCCAAGGCGCTGCGCCCGCTGCCGGTGGCGCACCGGCCGCTCAGCGAGGAGGCCAGGGTCCGGCAACGCTACGTCGATCTGATCACCCGGCCGCTGGCCCGGCAGACGGTCCGTACCCGGGCCACCGTGGTGCGGGCGCTGCGGGACTCGCTGCATCGACGTGCGTTTTTGGAGGTGGAGACGCCGATGCTGCAGCTCCTGCACGGGGGCGCGGCGGCCCGGCCATTCGTTACGCACAGCAATGCATTGGGTACGGATCTCTACCTGAGAATCGCCCCGGAGCTTTTCCTCAAGCGGGCGGTGGTCGGCGGCATCGAGCGGGTCTTCGAGATCAACCGGAACTTCCGCAATGAGGGCGTCGACTCCTCCCACTCGCCGGAGTTCGCGATGCTGGAGGTCTACGAGGCTTACGGCGACTACGACACCATGGCGACCCTGACTCGGGAACTGGTCCAGGCGGCGGCCCAGGCCGTCGCCGGGTCTCACGTGGTGACGCACGCCGATGGCAGCGAGTTCGACCTCGGCGGGCAGTGGCGGTCGGTGACGCTCTACGGGGTGCTTTCCGAGGCGCTCGGGGAGGAAGTGACGGTTGGGACCGACCGGGCGCAGCTCGTGCGGTACGCCGAAAAGGTCGGCCTGTCGGTCGACCCGAAGTGGGGACCGGGCAAGCTGGCCGAGGAGCTCTTCGAGGAGCTGGTCGTGCCGGGCCTGCAGCAGCCGACTTTCGTGCGGGACTACCCGGAGGAGACCAGCCCGTTGACCCGCGGCCACCGGGACCAGCCGGGGCTGACCGAAAAATGGGACCTCTACGTCCGGGGCTTCGAGCTCGGCACCGCCTACTCTGAACTGGTCGACCCGGTCGTGCAGCGGGAGCGGCTGCTGGCCCAGGCGCAGCTCGCGGCCAACGGCGACGACGAGGCGATGCGCCTGGATGAGGACTTTCTGCGCGCGATGGAGTACGGAATGCCACCGGCCGGCGGCATGGGAATGGGAATCGACCGGCTCCTGATGGCCCTCACCGGCCTGGGAATTCGGGAAACGATCCTCTTCCCGTTGGTCCGCGCGGAGTAG
- a CDS encoding Lsr2 family protein → MAKQIIHKLVDDLDGGDADETVKFSLDGVQYEIDLSKKNAGKLRDLFAPYVAAGSRVGRGGVVVGGRAARGRGGATADREQNKAIRAWAKKEGREISDRGRIPQEIVDEYHAKAGR, encoded by the coding sequence GTGGCTAAGCAGATCATTCACAAGCTGGTCGATGACCTCGACGGCGGCGACGCGGACGAGACGGTCAAGTTCTCGCTCGACGGCGTTCAGTACGAGATCGACCTGTCGAAGAAGAACGCCGGTAAATTGCGGGACCTATTCGCCCCGTACGTGGCCGCCGGCTCCCGGGTGGGCCGGGGTGGCGTGGTGGTGGGTGGCCGGGCGGCTCGCGGCCGAGGCGGCGCGACCGCCGACCGCGAGCAGAACAAGGCGATCCGGGCGTGGGCCAAGAAGGAGGGCCGGGAGATCTCGGACCGGGGCCGCATCCCGCAGGAGATCGTCGACGAGTACCACGCCAAGGCCGGCCGCTGA